A genome region from Myxocyprinus asiaticus isolate MX2 ecotype Aquarium Trade chromosome 12, UBuf_Myxa_2, whole genome shotgun sequence includes the following:
- the LOC127449631 gene encoding volume-regulated anion channel subunit LRRC8D-like isoform X2 — MFTLTEVASLNDIQPTYRILKPWWDVFMDYLGVVMLMLAIFAGTMQLTKDQVFCLPVLESWEDPNSIPTERQQEKAFGSGGGGGHVTLASKEQTDSVVHQIHFPHLSAVSHPQPMGLRTNLDFQQYVFVNQMCYHVALPWYSKYFPYLALIHTIVLMVSSNFWFKYPKTSSKIEHFVSILAKCFESPWTTKALSETACEDSEENKQRLTGASTLPKHLSTSSEEGSPNQSTPMLAKSSIKFSAEKPVIDVPSMTILDKKDGEQAKALFEKVRKFRAHVEDSDLIYKFYVAQSIIKTVKFILILCYTMTFVTSINFDHDCKPDIKHLTGYTKFKCTHNMAFMLKKLLVSYIVLIFVYGLVCIYTLFWLFRRPLKEYSFEKVREESSFSDIPDVKNDFAFLLHMVDQYDQLYSKRFGVFLSEVSENKLREISLNHEWTFEKLRQHVTCNAQEKLELHLFMLSGVPDAVFDLTDLEVLKLELIPEARITAKISQMINLHELHFYHCPAKVEQTAFSCLRDHLRCLHVKFTDVAEIPTWVYMLKNLRELYLVGNLNSENNKMIGLESLRDLRHLKILHLKSNLTKIPTNITDLSPHLIKLVVHNDGTKLVVLNSLKKMMNLAELELHNCELERIPHAIFSLTSLQELDLKSNHIRTIEEVISFQHLKRLNCLKLWHNKIISIPLSISHVKNLEFLYLSHNKLETLPTTLFNILKLRYLDVSHNSIVVIPPDVGFLQNLQHFAITGNKVEVVPKQMFKCTKLRTLSLGHNCITSLSEKIGQLLQLTYLELKGNCLDRLPAQLGQCRLLRRNGLIVEDHLFDSLPLEVKESISQETNATFANGV, encoded by the coding sequence ATGTTTACCCTCACAGAAGTTGCCTCTTTAAATGACATCCAGCCAACTTATCGTATACTGAAACCATGGTGGGACGTCTTTATGGATTACCTGGGTGTGGTCATGCTTATGCTGGCCATATTTGCAGGCACCATGCAGTTAACCAAAGATCAGGTGTTTTGCCTTCCTGTTCTAGAATCGTGGGAAGACCCTAACTCCATACCCACAGAAAGGCAACAAGAGAAAGCTTTTGGCTCAGGGGGGGGAGGAGGCCATGTGACTTTGGCAAGTAAAGAACAAACCGACAGTGTTGTCCACCAGATACACTTCCCACACCTGTCTGCTGTCAGTCATCCTCAGCCTATGGGTCTACGAACAAACCTGGATTTTCAGCAGTATGTCTTTGTTAATCAGATGTGCTACCATGTTGCCCTCCCCTGGTATTCGAAGTACTTTCCATATCTCGCTCTCATTCACACCATTGTACTTATGGTAAGCAGTAACTTTTGGTTCAAGTATCCAAAGACCAGTTCCAAAATTGAACATTTTGTGTCTATTTTGGCTAAGTGTTTTGAGTCTCCTTGGACGACCAAGGCATTGTCTGAGACCGCCTGTGAAGACTCCGAAGAGAATAAGCAGCGATTGACAGGAGCCTCTACATTACCAAAGCATCTTTCCACCAGCAGTGAAGAGGGAAGTCCAAATCAGTCTACACCCATGCTTGCAAAATCTAGCATTAAGTTTTCTGCAGAGAAGCCAGTCATTGATGTCCCAAGCATGACAATACTTGATAAAAAGGATGGCGAGCAAGCTAAAGCCCTTTTTGAGAAAGTGAGGAAATTCCGTGCACATGTTGAGGATAGTGACTTGATCTACAAATTTTATGTTGCTCAATCTATAATAAAAACAGTCAAATTTATTTTGATCCTGTGTTACACTATGACTTTTGTCACCTCCATTAATTTTGACCATGACTGTAAGCCAGATATTAAACATTTAACTGGATACACCAAATTTAAATGTACCCATAACATGGCTTTCATGTTGAAAAAGCTTCTTGTTAGCTACATTGTCCTCATTTTTGTTTATGGCTTGGTTTGCATTTACACTCTTTTTTGGCTGTTTAGGCGGCCTCTTAAAGAGTACTCCTTTGAGAAAGTTAGAGAAGAAAGCAGTTTTAGTGATATTCCAGATGTGAAGAATGACTTTGCTTTTCTCCTTCACATGGTGGACCAGTATGACCAGTTGTACTCAAAACGTTTTGGTGTCTTTCTCTCAGAGGTAAGCGAGAATAAACTGCGGGAAATCAGCTTAAACCACGAGTGGACATTCGAGAAACTACGGCAACATGTGACTTGCAATGCACAAGAGAAGCTTGAGCTGCATCTTTTCATGCTTTCAGGTGTGCCTGATGCAGTCTTTGACCTCACTGATTTAGAGGTCCTGAAACTAGAGCTCATCCCAGAGGCTCGTATCACAGCAAAAATTTCCCAGATGATCAACCTCCATGAGTTGCACTTTTACCACTGCCCTGCCAAAGTTGAACAGACTGCATTCAGTTGCCTCCGCGATCACCTCCGGTGCCTTCATGTCAAGTTTACAGACGTAGCAGAGATTCCCACTTGGGTTTATATGCTAAAGAACCTGAGAGAGCTTTACTTGGTGGGAAACTTGAACTCCGAGAATAATAAAATGATTGGATTGGAGTCCCTCAGGGACCTGAGGCATCTGAAGATCCTACATCTCAAGAGCAACCTTACCAAGATTCCGACTAACATTACAGACTTATCACCCCATCTGATCAAACTTGTGGTACACAATGATGGCACAAAACTTGTGGTATTAAATAGCTTGAAAAAGATGATGAACCTTGCTGAGCTTGAGCTCCATAATTGTGAACTGGAGAGGATACCGCATGCAATTTTTAGTTTGACCAGTCTACAGGAGTTGGACTTGAAATCGAACCACATTCGTACCATTGAAGAGGTCATCAGCTTTCAGCACCTCAAACGGCTTAACTGCCTCAAACTGTGGCACAATAAAATTATCTCCATTCCATTGTCCATAAGCCATGTCAAAAACCTAGAGTTCCTCTATCTTTCCCATAACAAACTAGAGACCTTGCCTACAACTCTCTTTAATATTCTTAAACTAAGATACCTGGATGTCAGTCATAACTCAATTGTAGTGATTCCTCCCGATGTGGGCTTTCTCCAGAATCTACAGCACTTTGCCATCACAGGAAACAAAGTAGAAGTGGTTCCCAAGCAGATGTTCAAATGCACAAAGTTGCGTACCTTGTCTCTTGGGCACAATTGCATTACTTCGCTGTCAGAGAAAATTGGCCAGCTATTGCAGCTGACTTATCTTGAGCTGAAGGGGAACTGCCTGGATCGCCTGCCAGCACAGCTTGGACAATGTCGTCTTTTGCGACGAAATGGTCTCATTGTAGAGGACCACCTTTTTGATTCACTGCCCCTAGAGGTCAAAGAGAGCATCAGTCAGGAAACCAATGCTACATTTGCTAATGGAGTGTGA
- the LOC127449631 gene encoding volume-regulated anion channel subunit LRRC8D-like isoform X1 has translation MPMTLIGDRMFTLTEVASLNDIQPTYRILKPWWDVFMDYLGVVMLMLAIFAGTMQLTKDQVFCLPVLESWEDPNSIPTERQQEKAFGSGGGGGHVTLASKEQTDSVVHQIHFPHLSAVSHPQPMGLRTNLDFQQYVFVNQMCYHVALPWYSKYFPYLALIHTIVLMVSSNFWFKYPKTSSKIEHFVSILAKCFESPWTTKALSETACEDSEENKQRLTGASTLPKHLSTSSEEGSPNQSTPMLAKSSIKFSAEKPVIDVPSMTILDKKDGEQAKALFEKVRKFRAHVEDSDLIYKFYVAQSIIKTVKFILILCYTMTFVTSINFDHDCKPDIKHLTGYTKFKCTHNMAFMLKKLLVSYIVLIFVYGLVCIYTLFWLFRRPLKEYSFEKVREESSFSDIPDVKNDFAFLLHMVDQYDQLYSKRFGVFLSEVSENKLREISLNHEWTFEKLRQHVTCNAQEKLELHLFMLSGVPDAVFDLTDLEVLKLELIPEARITAKISQMINLHELHFYHCPAKVEQTAFSCLRDHLRCLHVKFTDVAEIPTWVYMLKNLRELYLVGNLNSENNKMIGLESLRDLRHLKILHLKSNLTKIPTNITDLSPHLIKLVVHNDGTKLVVLNSLKKMMNLAELELHNCELERIPHAIFSLTSLQELDLKSNHIRTIEEVISFQHLKRLNCLKLWHNKIISIPLSISHVKNLEFLYLSHNKLETLPTTLFNILKLRYLDVSHNSIVVIPPDVGFLQNLQHFAITGNKVEVVPKQMFKCTKLRTLSLGHNCITSLSEKIGQLLQLTYLELKGNCLDRLPAQLGQCRLLRRNGLIVEDHLFDSLPLEVKESISQETNATFANGV, from the exons ATGCCGATGACGTTGATAGGAGACA GAATGTTTACCCTCACAGAAGTTGCCTCTTTAAATGACATCCAGCCAACTTATCGTATACTGAAACCATGGTGGGACGTCTTTATGGATTACCTGGGTGTGGTCATGCTTATGCTGGCCATATTTGCAGGCACCATGCAGTTAACCAAAGATCAGGTGTTTTGCCTTCCTGTTCTAGAATCGTGGGAAGACCCTAACTCCATACCCACAGAAAGGCAACAAGAGAAAGCTTTTGGCTCAGGGGGGGGAGGAGGCCATGTGACTTTGGCAAGTAAAGAACAAACCGACAGTGTTGTCCACCAGATACACTTCCCACACCTGTCTGCTGTCAGTCATCCTCAGCCTATGGGTCTACGAACAAACCTGGATTTTCAGCAGTATGTCTTTGTTAATCAGATGTGCTACCATGTTGCCCTCCCCTGGTATTCGAAGTACTTTCCATATCTCGCTCTCATTCACACCATTGTACTTATGGTAAGCAGTAACTTTTGGTTCAAGTATCCAAAGACCAGTTCCAAAATTGAACATTTTGTGTCTATTTTGGCTAAGTGTTTTGAGTCTCCTTGGACGACCAAGGCATTGTCTGAGACCGCCTGTGAAGACTCCGAAGAGAATAAGCAGCGATTGACAGGAGCCTCTACATTACCAAAGCATCTTTCCACCAGCAGTGAAGAGGGAAGTCCAAATCAGTCTACACCCATGCTTGCAAAATCTAGCATTAAGTTTTCTGCAGAGAAGCCAGTCATTGATGTCCCAAGCATGACAATACTTGATAAAAAGGATGGCGAGCAAGCTAAAGCCCTTTTTGAGAAAGTGAGGAAATTCCGTGCACATGTTGAGGATAGTGACTTGATCTACAAATTTTATGTTGCTCAATCTATAATAAAAACAGTCAAATTTATTTTGATCCTGTGTTACACTATGACTTTTGTCACCTCCATTAATTTTGACCATGACTGTAAGCCAGATATTAAACATTTAACTGGATACACCAAATTTAAATGTACCCATAACATGGCTTTCATGTTGAAAAAGCTTCTTGTTAGCTACATTGTCCTCATTTTTGTTTATGGCTTGGTTTGCATTTACACTCTTTTTTGGCTGTTTAGGCGGCCTCTTAAAGAGTACTCCTTTGAGAAAGTTAGAGAAGAAAGCAGTTTTAGTGATATTCCAGATGTGAAGAATGACTTTGCTTTTCTCCTTCACATGGTGGACCAGTATGACCAGTTGTACTCAAAACGTTTTGGTGTCTTTCTCTCAGAGGTAAGCGAGAATAAACTGCGGGAAATCAGCTTAAACCACGAGTGGACATTCGAGAAACTACGGCAACATGTGACTTGCAATGCACAAGAGAAGCTTGAGCTGCATCTTTTCATGCTTTCAGGTGTGCCTGATGCAGTCTTTGACCTCACTGATTTAGAGGTCCTGAAACTAGAGCTCATCCCAGAGGCTCGTATCACAGCAAAAATTTCCCAGATGATCAACCTCCATGAGTTGCACTTTTACCACTGCCCTGCCAAAGTTGAACAGACTGCATTCAGTTGCCTCCGCGATCACCTCCGGTGCCTTCATGTCAAGTTTACAGACGTAGCAGAGATTCCCACTTGGGTTTATATGCTAAAGAACCTGAGAGAGCTTTACTTGGTGGGAAACTTGAACTCCGAGAATAATAAAATGATTGGATTGGAGTCCCTCAGGGACCTGAGGCATCTGAAGATCCTACATCTCAAGAGCAACCTTACCAAGATTCCGACTAACATTACAGACTTATCACCCCATCTGATCAAACTTGTGGTACACAATGATGGCACAAAACTTGTGGTATTAAATAGCTTGAAAAAGATGATGAACCTTGCTGAGCTTGAGCTCCATAATTGTGAACTGGAGAGGATACCGCATGCAATTTTTAGTTTGACCAGTCTACAGGAGTTGGACTTGAAATCGAACCACATTCGTACCATTGAAGAGGTCATCAGCTTTCAGCACCTCAAACGGCTTAACTGCCTCAAACTGTGGCACAATAAAATTATCTCCATTCCATTGTCCATAAGCCATGTCAAAAACCTAGAGTTCCTCTATCTTTCCCATAACAAACTAGAGACCTTGCCTACAACTCTCTTTAATATTCTTAAACTAAGATACCTGGATGTCAGTCATAACTCAATTGTAGTGATTCCTCCCGATGTGGGCTTTCTCCAGAATCTACAGCACTTTGCCATCACAGGAAACAAAGTAGAAGTGGTTCCCAAGCAGATGTTCAAATGCACAAAGTTGCGTACCTTGTCTCTTGGGCACAATTGCATTACTTCGCTGTCAGAGAAAATTGGCCAGCTATTGCAGCTGACTTATCTTGAGCTGAAGGGGAACTGCCTGGATCGCCTGCCAGCACAGCTTGGACAATGTCGTCTTTTGCGACGAAATGGTCTCATTGTAGAGGACCACCTTTTTGATTCACTGCCCCTAGAGGTCAAAGAGAGCATCAGTCAGGAAACCAATGCTACATTTGCTAATGGAGTGTGA